A part of Citrifermentans bremense genomic DNA contains:
- a CDS encoding RrF2 family transcriptional regulator, translating into MRLSTKSRYGLRALFDIAYNAGSQPAQIQDISRRQDISPRYLEQIFQGLKKHGILKSKRGPQGGYCLAKSPEEITVRAVVEATEGDTLIVDCSGRKKGECSFDGSCVTQTVWEESNNRLNEFFESITLKTLCDRGESLGIKREQDHRFMYFI; encoded by the coding sequence ATGAGATTATCCACCAAGAGCCGCTACGGACTGCGGGCTCTTTTCGACATCGCCTACAACGCCGGGAGCCAGCCGGCGCAGATCCAGGACATATCGCGCCGGCAGGACATCTCGCCGCGCTACCTGGAGCAGATCTTCCAGGGGCTTAAGAAGCACGGGATTTTGAAGAGCAAGCGCGGACCTCAGGGGGGCTACTGCCTCGCCAAGAGCCCGGAGGAGATCACGGTGCGCGCCGTCGTCGAGGCGACCGAAGGGGATACCCTCATCGTCGACTGTTCCGGCCGCAAGAAGGGTGAGTGCAGCTTCGACGGCAGTTGCGTCACCCAGACCGTCTGGGAAGAGTCCAACAACAGGCTGAACGAGTTCTTCGAGTCCATTACCCTGAAGACCTTGTGCGACCGCGGCGAGTCGCTCGGCATCAAGCGGGAGCAGGACCACCGCTTCATGTACTTCATCTAG
- the dapF gene encoding diaminopimelate epimerase — MKFTKMQGAGNDYVYVNCFEEVVHDPAAVAIKVSNRNFGIGSDGLILIMPSEVADVRMRMFNSDGSESEMCGNGIRCVAKYAYDHGIVAKKEITAETGAGILTLQLFTGADGKVEKVRVNMGPPRLTRKEIPMLGEPDERVVNVPLNVLHSTFNITCASMGNPHCVIFVDDVDAFQVEKYGPLIENHELFPRRTNVEFVQIVSRTEVRQRTWERGAGETLACGTGSSAVTAACVLNGLTEKRILNHLTGGDLEMEWGEDGNIYMTGPAVEVFTGEIDV, encoded by the coding sequence ATGAAATTCACAAAGATGCAGGGTGCAGGCAACGACTACGTGTATGTCAACTGTTTTGAAGAGGTGGTGCACGACCCTGCCGCCGTGGCGATAAAAGTCTCCAACCGCAACTTCGGCATCGGGTCCGACGGGCTGATCCTGATCATGCCGAGCGAGGTGGCCGACGTAAGGATGCGGATGTTCAATTCGGACGGCTCCGAAAGCGAGATGTGCGGCAACGGTATCCGCTGCGTGGCGAAATACGCCTACGACCACGGGATCGTTGCGAAAAAGGAGATCACGGCGGAAACCGGCGCCGGAATCCTGACACTGCAGCTTTTCACCGGAGCCGACGGCAAGGTCGAAAAGGTGCGGGTGAACATGGGGCCGCCGAGGCTGACCAGGAAGGAGATCCCCATGCTGGGAGAGCCGGACGAGCGGGTGGTCAACGTGCCGCTCAACGTACTCCACTCCACCTTCAACATCACCTGCGCCTCGATGGGGAACCCGCACTGTGTCATCTTCGTGGACGACGTTGACGCGTTCCAGGTGGAGAAGTACGGCCCCCTGATCGAGAATCACGAGCTGTTCCCGCGCCGCACCAACGTGGAATTCGTCCAGATCGTATCCCGCACCGAGGTGCGACAGCGCACCTGGGAGCGCGGCGCCGGCGAAACGCTTGCCTGCGGCACCGGCTCCAGCGCCGTCACCGCCGCCTGCGTCCTGAACGGGCTCACCGAGAAGCGCATCCTGAACCACTTGACCGGCGGCGACCTGGAGATGGAGTGGGGCGAGGACGGCAACATCTACATGACCGGCCCTG